One Paraburkholderia kururiensis DNA window includes the following coding sequences:
- a CDS encoding protein YgfX → MAHRHAARRIALRPSGGLRIAVFCFIAVAVAAVQTSLAPWLGGWRALPLSLAVLALLGLVSAALRRNGAATIEIGPDGVSAFDHHGVRIAQGHITASSRWGAWLLVLILASGRRRYSLVIAADALHPDAFRELAVIARCGGRG, encoded by the coding sequence GTGGCGCATCGCCACGCGGCGCGACGCATTGCGTTGCGGCCGTCAGGCGGGTTGCGGATTGCCGTCTTCTGTTTCATCGCGGTTGCCGTTGCCGCAGTCCAGACGAGCCTCGCGCCATGGCTCGGCGGCTGGCGTGCGTTACCGCTTTCTCTCGCCGTTCTGGCGCTGCTCGGCCTGGTTTCAGCAGCGCTTCGTCGCAACGGTGCTGCGACAATCGAAATCGGGCCAGACGGTGTGTCCGCGTTCGACCACCACGGCGTGCGCATTGCCCAAGGTCACATCACCGCCAGTTCACGGTGGGGCGCGTGGCTGCTCGTTCTCATTCTTGCCTCGGGTCGGCGCCGGTATTCGCTCGTGATTGCGGCCGACGCGCTTCATCCCGACGCTTTTCGCGAACTCGCTGTCATCGCGCGTTGTGGCGGACGCGGATGA
- a CDS encoding sigma-E factor negative regulatory protein, translating to MGSVSMQSQAGSRGEHLSAFVDGEMPGDGQLNAFLGGLNDEERAVWSSYHLIGDALRSDDLAISPAASGAFLAGFAARFESEPHLLAPALAPVTRRLLALRRRVVPAFAVAAAAATLTWIVVPQLQGAGGVAGHGGTQLAAVQSTDSVQHVAMASMPAANVQPVAMQDANIIRDARLDQYLEAHQQFAQQPMVPDSMPLIRAAALTTQGQ from the coding sequence ATGGGGTCGGTCTCAATGCAATCGCAAGCAGGCTCGCGCGGCGAGCACCTGTCCGCTTTCGTCGATGGCGAAATGCCCGGTGACGGGCAGTTGAACGCGTTTCTCGGCGGGCTGAACGACGAGGAACGCGCGGTGTGGTCCAGCTATCACCTGATCGGCGACGCACTGCGTTCCGATGATCTCGCGATCAGTCCCGCGGCGAGCGGCGCTTTTCTGGCGGGTTTTGCCGCGCGTTTCGAGTCCGAGCCGCATCTGCTCGCGCCCGCTTTGGCACCGGTCACGCGCCGTTTGCTCGCGCTGCGCCGCCGGGTCGTTCCTGCGTTCGCCGTCGCGGCTGCTGCGGCAACGCTCACCTGGATCGTCGTGCCTCAGCTTCAGGGCGCGGGCGGCGTGGCCGGCCATGGCGGCACCCAGCTCGCGGCGGTTCAGTCCACCGACAGCGTACAGCACGTCGCGATGGCTTCCATGCCGGCGGCCAATGTGCAGCCCGTAGCGATGCAGGACGCCAATATCATCCGCGACGCGCGGCTCGATCAGTATCTCGAGGCACACCAGCAGTTTGCCCAGCAACCGATGGTTCCCGATTCCATGCCGCTGATCCGTGCCGCAGCGCTTACTACGCAAGGCCAATAA
- a CDS encoding MucB/RseB C-terminal domain-containing protein gives MQTLRLNKTTIWGRLPAFLCCAAVLLSALSATARAEAQGTSAGVGDPATTRRVAVEWLNRIHQAAQQQNYEGAFVYQRGTFVQTSRITHYATHGDGEYEQLESLDGKPRKMLRHNDELYTFVPERHLCVVEKRQNKDSFPALLAASADQVLSVYEPKLVGTDRVAGVDSQVIELDPKDAYRFTYKLWADTKTGLLLRAQTLDAGGQVLEQLSFSQIRIGVPADKTPIANGIRNTAGWTIVRPPVEAVDMEAQGWHFASTVPGFHKIRELRRPMAARDPSSPPIPVDQAVFSDGLAAISIFIEPVENNTRKEGTGNSGATHVLVKRSGDYWITLLGEVPQATLQQFASAIEYKAPR, from the coding sequence ATGCAGACCCTGCGGTTGAATAAAACGACGATCTGGGGACGGCTGCCGGCATTTCTGTGCTGTGCAGCCGTGTTGTTATCGGCGCTGTCGGCCACCGCCCGCGCCGAGGCACAAGGGACTTCCGCTGGCGTCGGGGATCCGGCTACCACGCGCCGCGTGGCGGTCGAATGGCTGAACCGGATCCACCAGGCTGCCCAGCAGCAAAACTACGAGGGTGCCTTCGTTTATCAGCGCGGCACGTTCGTCCAGACTTCGCGCATCACGCACTACGCCACGCACGGCGATGGCGAGTATGAGCAGCTCGAAAGCCTCGACGGCAAGCCGCGCAAGATGCTGCGCCATAACGACGAGCTTTATACGTTCGTTCCGGAGCGTCATCTGTGCGTAGTCGAAAAGCGCCAGAACAAGGATTCGTTCCCGGCGCTACTCGCCGCCAGTGCAGATCAGGTGTTGTCGGTCTATGAGCCGAAGCTGGTGGGCACCGACCGCGTGGCCGGGGTCGACAGCCAGGTGATCGAACTCGATCCGAAAGACGCGTATCGCTTCACGTACAAACTGTGGGCTGACACGAAGACCGGTTTGCTGCTGCGCGCGCAGACGCTGGACGCCGGCGGTCAGGTGCTCGAACAGCTGTCGTTCTCGCAGATCCGCATCGGTGTGCCGGCCGACAAGACACCGATCGCCAACGGCATCCGCAATACGGCGGGCTGGACCATCGTACGGCCGCCCGTCGAAGCCGTGGACATGGAAGCGCAGGGCTGGCACTTCGCGTCTACCGTGCCGGGCTTCCACAAGATTCGGGAGCTGCGCCGGCCCATGGCCGCGCGCGACCCTTCGAGTCCGCCCATTCCGGTCGACCAGGCTGTCTTTTCGGATGGGCTCGCCGCCATTTCAATTTTTATCGAGCCGGTCGAGAACAATACACGCAAGGAAGGGACGGGCAATAGCGGAGCGACGCACGTTCTCGTGAAGCGCAGCGGCGACTATTGGATCACGCTGCTCGGCGAGGTGCCCCAGGCAACGTTGCAGCAATTCGCGTCTGCCATAGAATACAAGGCTCCGCGATAA
- the acpP gene encoding acyl carrier protein codes for MDNIEQRVKKIVAEQLGVAEAEIKNEASFVNDLGADSLDTVELVMALEDEFGMEIPDEEAEKITTVQQAIDYARANVKA; via the coding sequence ATGGACAACATCGAACAGCGCGTCAAGAAGATCGTCGCGGAACAACTGGGCGTAGCCGAAGCGGAAATCAAGAACGAAGCGTCGTTCGTGAACGATCTCGGCGCGGACTCGCTCGATACCGTCGAACTGGTCATGGCCCTCGAAGACGAATTCGGCATGGAAATTCCGGATGAGGAAGCCGAAAAGATCACGACCGTCCAGCAGGCTATCGACTACGCCCGCGCGAACGTCAAGGCCTGA
- the fabF gene encoding beta-ketoacyl-ACP synthase II, translating into MSRRRVVVTGLGLISPVGNNVADGWSNLVAGTSGIANITKFDASNFSTRFAGEVKGFNIEDYIPGKEARHMDTFIHYGVAAGMQAMQDSGLEITEANAERVGVVVGSGIGGLPMIEITQTELLNRGPRRISPFFVPASIINMISGHLSIKFGIKGPNLAIVTACTTGLHCIGEAARLIEYGDADAMIAGGAESTVSPLGIGGFAAARALSQRNDDPATASRPWDKDRDGFVLGEGAGVMVLEEYEHAKARGAKIYAEVAGYGMSGDAYHMTAPLEDGDGARRCMLAAMKNARINPDEVSYLNAHGTSTPLGDLAETTGIKRAFGDHAKNIVVNSTKSMTGHLLGGAGGLESVFTVLAVHNQISPPTINIFNQDPECDLDYCANTAREMKIDVALKNSFGFGGTNGTLVFKRV; encoded by the coding sequence GTGAGCCGTCGTCGAGTTGTCGTTACAGGCCTGGGGCTGATTTCGCCTGTTGGCAATAATGTTGCCGACGGCTGGTCCAATCTCGTTGCCGGCACGTCCGGCATCGCCAACATCACGAAGTTCGACGCGTCGAACTTCTCGACGCGCTTCGCCGGCGAGGTGAAGGGCTTCAACATCGAGGACTACATCCCCGGCAAGGAAGCGCGCCATATGGATACATTCATCCATTACGGCGTTGCGGCGGGTATGCAGGCGATGCAGGACAGCGGACTCGAAATCACCGAGGCAAACGCGGAACGCGTGGGCGTGGTGGTGGGGTCCGGCATCGGCGGGCTGCCGATGATCGAAATTACGCAGACCGAACTGCTCAATCGCGGTCCGCGCCGTATTTCGCCGTTCTTCGTGCCGGCTTCGATCATCAACATGATCTCGGGCCACCTGTCGATCAAGTTCGGCATCAAAGGCCCGAATCTCGCAATCGTCACAGCCTGTACGACGGGCCTGCATTGCATCGGCGAGGCCGCGCGCCTCATCGAATACGGCGATGCGGACGCGATGATTGCGGGCGGCGCGGAATCCACCGTGTCGCCGCTCGGCATCGGCGGTTTCGCGGCGGCGCGCGCGCTCTCGCAGCGCAACGACGATCCCGCTACGGCGAGCCGTCCCTGGGACAAGGACCGTGACGGCTTCGTGCTGGGCGAGGGTGCGGGCGTGATGGTGCTCGAGGAGTACGAGCACGCGAAGGCGCGTGGCGCGAAGATCTACGCCGAAGTGGCCGGCTACGGCATGAGCGGCGACGCGTACCACATGACGGCTCCGCTCGAGGATGGCGATGGCGCTCGCCGCTGCATGCTGGCTGCAATGAAGAACGCGCGCATCAATCCTGACGAGGTGAGCTATCTGAACGCGCACGGCACGTCGACGCCGCTGGGCGATCTCGCGGAAACGACGGGCATCAAGCGCGCGTTCGGCGATCACGCGAAGAACATCGTCGTCAACTCGACCAAGTCGATGACGGGCCACCTGTTGGGTGGCGCCGGCGGTCTCGAGTCGGTGTTCACCGTGCTGGCCGTGCACAACCAGATCTCGCCGCCCACCATCAACATCTTCAACCAGGACCCGGAGTGCGATCTCGACTACTGCGCCAACACGGCGAGGGAGATGAAGATCGACGTGGCGCTGAAGAACTCGTTCGGGTTCGGCGGCACCAACGGCACGCTGGTCTTTAAGCGCGTCTGA
- a CDS encoding DegQ family serine endoprotease, producing the protein MTTFSVRKFFAAAAVAVCLPFAPHVASAAPAANLPDFTDLVDKVGPAVVNIRTTARVPTSQRGLPPGLDDGDMSEFFRRFFGIPMPQSPQTPQSPRGGQGGGGQDSSPDSGGNDAEQSSGVGSGFILSADGYVMTNAHVVDGADSIYVTLTDKREFKAKLIGVDDRTDVAVVKISASSLPAVTIGDSNKVRVGEWVVAIGSPFGLENTVTAGIVSAKGRDTGDYLPFIQTDVAVNPGNSGGPLINMQGEVIGINSQIYSRTGGFMGISFAIPIDEAMRVADQLKSTGKVVRGRIAVAIGEVTKDVADSLGLPKAQGALVSSVEPGGPADKAGIQPGDIILKFNGQSVDAATDLPRMVGDTKPGTKATVTIWRKGQTRDLPITVAEMQTDKTAKADQKPVPAPKPRASNALGIAVSDIPEDQLKSLKLRSGVQIDAVEGPAARAGLQKGDIVLRVGDTDIKSAKQFEEVASHLDSQKMVAVLVRRGENTQFVPLRPRAATK; encoded by the coding sequence ATGACGACTTTTTCGGTGCGCAAATTCTTCGCGGCCGCAGCGGTGGCGGTCTGCCTGCCGTTCGCGCCGCACGTGGCGTCCGCGGCCCCTGCGGCCAATCTGCCCGATTTCACCGACCTTGTTGACAAGGTCGGCCCGGCAGTCGTCAACATTCGCACCACCGCTCGCGTGCCGACGTCGCAGCGTGGTCTGCCGCCCGGACTCGACGACGGTGACATGTCCGAGTTCTTCCGCCGCTTCTTCGGCATTCCGATGCCGCAGTCCCCGCAAACGCCGCAATCGCCGCGCGGCGGTCAGGGCGGTGGTGGTCAAGATTCGTCGCCCGACAGCGGCGGCAACGACGCCGAGCAGAGCAGCGGTGTCGGCTCCGGCTTCATCCTCTCTGCCGACGGCTACGTGATGACGAACGCGCACGTCGTGGACGGCGCCGACAGTATCTACGTGACCCTCACCGACAAGCGCGAATTCAAGGCGAAGCTGATCGGCGTAGACGACCGCACGGACGTCGCCGTCGTGAAGATCAGCGCGTCGAGCCTGCCGGCGGTGACGATCGGCGACTCGAACAAGGTTCGCGTCGGCGAATGGGTGGTGGCCATCGGCTCGCCGTTCGGACTCGAAAATACGGTGACGGCGGGCATCGTCAGCGCGAAGGGCCGCGATACCGGCGACTACCTGCCGTTCATCCAGACCGACGTCGCGGTGAATCCCGGCAACTCGGGCGGCCCCCTCATCAACATGCAGGGCGAGGTGATCGGCATCAACTCGCAGATTTATAGCCGTACGGGCGGCTTCATGGGTATCTCGTTCGCCATTCCCATCGACGAAGCCATGCGCGTCGCCGACCAGCTGAAGTCCACCGGCAAGGTGGTGCGCGGCCGGATCGCCGTGGCGATCGGCGAAGTCACCAAGGACGTAGCGGACTCGCTGGGCTTGCCGAAGGCGCAGGGTGCGCTCGTCAGCAGCGTGGAGCCGGGCGGCCCGGCCGACAAGGCGGGCATCCAGCCGGGCGACATCATCCTGAAGTTCAACGGTCAGTCCGTGGATGCGGCAACCGATCTCCCGCGCATGGTGGGCGACACGAAACCGGGCACGAAGGCGACGGTCACGATCTGGCGTAAGGGCCAGACGCGGGATCTGCCCATCACGGTGGCCGAAATGCAGACTGACAAGACCGCGAAGGCGGACCAGAAGCCGGTCCCGGCACCGAAGCCGCGTGCGTCGAACGCCCTCGGCATTGCCGTGAGCGACATTCCCGAAGATCAGTTGAAGTCGCTGAAGCTGCGCAGCGGCGTGCAGATTGACGCTGTCGAAGGGCCGGCGGCGCGCGCGGGTCTGCAGAAGGGCGACATCGTCCTGCGGGTGGGCGACACGGACATCAAGAGCGCGAAGCAATTCGAAGAGGTGGCCTCGCACCTCGATTCGCAGAAGATGGTCGCGGTGCTCGTACGCCGCGGCGAGAACACCCAGTTCGTGCCGCTGCGTCCCCGCGCAGCCACGAAATGA
- the rpoE gene encoding RNA polymerase sigma factor RpoE — MSEKEIDQLLVERVQKGDKAAFELLVSKYHRKIIRLISRLVRDPAEVEDVAQDAFIKAYRALPQFRGESAFYTWLYRIAVNTAKNYLATQGRRAPTSTEADAEEAETFSDADQLRDINTPESMLMSKQIAETVNAAMALLPEELRTAITLREIEGLSYEEIAEMMGCPIGTVRSRIFRAREAIAAKLRPLLDTPEGKRW; from the coding sequence GTGAGCGAAAAAGAAATCGACCAGTTGCTCGTCGAGCGCGTGCAGAAAGGCGACAAGGCGGCGTTCGAACTTCTGGTCTCCAAATACCACCGCAAGATCATCCGGCTGATCTCGCGTCTCGTGCGGGACCCCGCCGAGGTCGAGGACGTGGCGCAGGACGCCTTCATCAAGGCATACCGCGCGCTGCCGCAGTTTCGCGGCGAATCGGCGTTTTATACGTGGTTGTACCGGATTGCGGTGAATACCGCCAAGAACTACCTTGCGACCCAGGGCCGCCGGGCGCCCACGTCGACGGAGGCGGACGCCGAAGAGGCGGAAACTTTCTCCGACGCCGATCAACTAAGGGATATCAATACGCCCGAGTCGATGCTGATGAGCAAGCAGATCGCGGAGACGGTCAATGCTGCCATGGCGCTTTTGCCGGAAGAACTGCGCACCGCCATTACGCTCCGGGAAATTGAGGGATTGAGCTACGAAGAGATCGCCGAAATGATGGGGTGCCCGATCGGCACCGTCAGATCGCGAATTTTTCGTGCTCGAGAAGCCATTGCGGCAAAATTGCGTCCGCTGCTGGACACACCGGAAGGCAAACGCTGGTAA